A genomic segment from Labrus bergylta chromosome 3, fLabBer1.1, whole genome shotgun sequence encodes:
- the slc39a13 gene encoding zinc transporter ZIP13 — translation MKGGSCGKPSWAVAPLIIPVTLLMLTLRGALSSQKMTQTAMGHATATAAGPGHSLIDDLPGLRAVADFLSSENADVWLLSLVGSVAVGLSGIFPLLVIPIEAGAALKTEAGCQKLKQLLSFAIGGLLGDVFLHLLPEAWASGSSGSSAGKQNHYKTQGLWVIVGLLAFLLLEKLFPDQDSQEDPTSQSDLNFNTPTQTNAALSGKPVVTLRNGHHAESWKSSKQQEQERSEKIKTSGYLNLLANCIDNFTHGLAVAGSFLVSKKVGFLTTFAILLHEIPHEVGDFAILLRAGFDRWSAARMQLATALVGVLGACFALCAQSPQGTENATAWILPFTSGGFLYIALVNVVPDLLEESSLKHSLLQILLIFCGVAVMALLSAIVDCT, via the exons ATGAAAGGTGGAAGCTGTGGGAAGCCCAGCTGGGCTGTAGCTCCTCTGATTATCCCAGTTACACTGCTGATGCTGACCTTAAGGGGGGCATTGAGCAGCCAGAAGATGACACAAACAGCGATGGGTCATGCAACAGCAACGGCTGCAGGACCAGGCCACAGTCTGATAGATGACCTCCCAGGCCTTCGGGCGGTAGCAGACTTCTTATCCAGTGAGAACGCTGATGTGTGGCTCCTGTCCCTGGTGGGCTCTGTTGCTGTAGGCCTCAGTGGGATTTTCCCACTTCTTGTCATTCCTATTGAAGCAGGAGCAGCACTCAAAACGGAAG CTGGGTGCCAGAAGCTGAAGCAGCTCTTGAGCTTTGCTATTGGTGGTCTCCTCGGCGACGTGTTCCTTCACCTCCTTCCAGAGGCGTGGGCCTCAGGCTCTTCAGGCTCTTCAG CTGGTAAACAAAACCACTACAAGACCCAGGGCCTCTGGGTAATCGTTGGCCTGCTAGCTTTCCTGCTCTTAGAGAAGTTGTTCCCAGACCAAGACAGCCAAGAGGATCCCACTTCACAGTCTGACCTGAACTTCAACACTCCA ACACAGACTAATGCAGCTCTCAGTGGAAAGCCAGTGGTAACACTCAGAAATGGGCACCATGCAGAGTCATGGAAATCCTCCAAGCAACAGGAACAGGAAAGATCAGAGAAAATCAAG ACCAGTGGATACCTAAACCTGCTGGCCAACTGCATTGACAACTTCACCCATGGACTGGCTGTAGCTGGGAGTTTCCTTGTTAGCAAAAAG GTTGGATTCCTCACAACATTTGCCATCCTGCTCCATGAAATCCCCCACGAG GTGGGAGACTTTGCCATTCTGCTGAGGGCCGGGTTTGACCGCTGGAGTGCTGCTCGCATGCAGCTGGCCACAGCCCTGGTCGGGGTCCTGGGAGCTTGCTTTGCTCTGTGTGCTCAGTCACCGCAAGGCACAG AAAACGCCACCGCGTGGATATTACCTTTCACTTCTGGAGGTTTCCTCTACATCGCCTTGGTGAACGTGGTGCCAGACCTGCTGGAGGAGTCCAGTTTGAA GCACTCCCTCCTGCAGATCCTACTCATCTTCTGTGGTGTGGCTGTCATGGCTCTGCTCTCTGCCATCGTTGACTGCACATAG
- the tmem276b gene encoding transmembrane protein 178B has translation MAAMKILTGTGLCLAFCALGLLAMAICTDYWYETDARRHRERCKNYANKRNDPGYIYISNHNLPLQMPPKSLERKGNGPDAVALIRGKRHFLAAASAMESHCNRQFNSTISGLWRKCHREGFDLETEDLIYKGIIQRCTPVKYHYSSSILPKNLPVNITKTIRQDEWHALHLRRMTAGFVGMAVSIILFGWIIGVLGCCQQHDLMQYVAGLLFLMGGTCCIISLCTCVAGINFELSRYPRYMYGLPEDISHGYGWSMFCAWGGLGLTLLAGFLCTLAPSLSTPARTTTHKPRQENGTV, from the exons ATGGCCGCTATGAAAATATTAACAGGCACAGGGCTCTGCTTGGCGTTCTGTGCTCTGGGGCTGCTCGCCATGGCGATTTGCACCGATTATTGGTACGAGACCGACGCGAGGAGGCACCGAGAGAGATGTAAAAACTATGCCAACAAGCGGAACGACCCGGGCTACATATACATTTCGAACCACAACCTGCCCCTCCAGATGCCTCCAAAGAGCCTGGAGAGGAAAGGTAACGGCCCAGATGCTGTGGCTCTCATCCGGGGGAAGCGGCACTTCCTGGCTGCAGCGTCCGCCATGGAGTCTCACTGCAACCGACAGTTTAACTCCACCATCTCCGGGCTGTGGAGAAAATGTCACCGCGAGGGCTTCGACCTGGAGACCGAGGACCTTATTTATAAAG GTATCATTCAAAGATGTACCCCAGTCAAGTACCACTACTCTTCCTCCATCCTACCGAAAAATTTACCCGTCAACATCACAAAAACCATACGACAGGATGAGTGGCACGCACTCC ATCTAAGAAGAATGACGGCCGGCTTCGTGGGAATGGCCGTGTCCATCATTCTCTTCGGCTGGATCATCGGAGTGCTGGGATGCTGCCAGCAGCATGACCTCATGCAATATGTAGCTGGGCTACTCTTTCTCATGGGAG GAACATGCTGCATCATCTCCCTGTGCACATGTGTGGCAGGAATCAACTTTGAGTTATCGCGCTACCCCCGCTACATGTATGGCCTACCTGAGGACATTAGCCATGGCTATGGCTGGTCCATGTTTTGTGCCTGGGGAGGCCTGGGCCTCACGTTGCTGGCCGGCTTCCTCTGCACCTTGGCGCCCTCTTTGAGCACACCTGCTCGCACGACAACCCACAAGCCCAGGCAGGAGAATGGAACCGTGTGA